A portion of the Juglans microcarpa x Juglans regia isolate MS1-56 chromosome 1D, Jm3101_v1.0, whole genome shotgun sequence genome contains these proteins:
- the LOC121253863 gene encoding 2-oxoglutarate dehydrogenase, mitochondrial-like: MGWFRAVSGVAKLAIRRTISPGRSYATRKRILPSQNRYFHTTVFRSKAQAAPVPRPVPLSRLTDSFLDGTSSVYLEELQRAWEADPDSVDESWDNFFRNFVSQTATSPGISGQTIQESMRLLLLVRAYQVNGHMKAKLDPLRLEEREIPEALDPALYGFTEADLDREFFLGTWNMSGFLSENRPVQTLRSILTRLEQAYCGSIGYEYMHIADRDKCNWLREKIETPTTMQYNRQRREVILDRLIWSTKFESFLATKWTTAKRFGLEGGETLIPGMKEMFDRAADLGVESIVIGMPHRGRLNVLGNVVRKPLRQIFSEFSGGTKPVDEIGLYTGTGDVKYHLGTSYDRPTRGGKRIHLSLVANPSHLEAVDPVVVGKTRAKQYYSNDVDRIKNMGVLIHGDGSFAGQGVVYETLHLSALPNYTTGGTIHIVVNNQVAFTTDPKAGRSSQYCTDVAKALNAPIFHVNGDDVEAVAQVCELAAEWRQTFHSDVVVDLVCYRRFGHNEIDEPSFTQPKMYKVIRNHPSALEIYQNKLLESGLVTMEDIDKIKDKVIKILDEEFLASKDYVPKRRDWLSSHWSGFKSPEQLSRVRNTGVNPDILKNVGKAIAHLPDNFKPHRAVKKVYEQRAQMIETGEGIDWAVAEALAFATLLVEGNHVRLSGQDVERGTFSHRHAVVHDQETGEQYCPLDHVIMNQDEEMFTVSNSSLSEFGVLGFELGYSMENPNSLVIWEAQFGDFANGAQVIFDQFLSSGESKWLRQTGLVVLLPHGYDGQGPEHSSARLERFLQMSDDNPYVIPEMDQTLRTQIQECNWQIVNVTTPANYFHVLRRQIHREFRKPLISMAPKNLLRHKDCKSNLSEFDDVQGHPGFDKQGTRFKRLIKDQNFHSDLEECIRRLVLCSGKVYYELDEERKKVGAKDVAICRVEQLCPFPYDLIQRELKRYPNAEIVWCQEEPMNMGAYSYVALRLCTAMKALGRGTMEDIKYAGRAPSAATATGFYQVHVKEQTELVQKALQREPINYPF; encoded by the exons ATGGGTTGGTTCAGAGCTGTTTCTGGTGTAGCAAAGCTTGCCATTAGGAGAACTATATCTCCGGGTAGATCATATGCAACAAGAAAACGAATCCTTCCATCACAGAACCGGTATTTTCACACCACTGTCTTCAGATCGAAGGCGCAAGCTGCACCTGTCCCTCGTCCTGTGCCTCTCTCTAGGCTAACTGACAGCTTCCTAGATGGGACAAGCAGTGTCTACTTGGAGGAGCTTCAAAGGGCTTGGGAAGCTGATCCAGATAGTGTTGATGAGTCGTGGGACAATTTCTTTAGAAATTTCGTGAGTCAAACCGCCACATCCCCAGGAATTTCAGGCCAAACAATTCAAGAGAGTATGCGGTTGTTGTTGCTTGTGAGGGCTTACCAAGTTAATGGCCACATGAAAGCCAAGCTGGATCCTTTGCGTTTGGAAGAACGAGAAATACCAGAAGCATTGGACCCTGCTCTTTATGGGTTCACAGAAGCTGATCTTGATAGAGAATTCTTTTTAGGTACGTGGAATATGTCTGGATTTTTGTCTGAAAACCGACCCGTGCAGACCCTTAGATCCATCTTGACCCGACTTGAACAGGCTTACTGTGGGAGCATTGGGTATGAGTACATGCACATTGCAGATCGTGATAAATGTAATTGGTTAAGAGAGAAGATTGAAACCCCAACAACGATGCAATACAATCGGCAGCGCCGTGAGGTAATTCTTGATAGACTTATATGGAGTACAAAGTTTGAGAGCTTCTTGGCTACTAAGTGGACTACTGCAAAGAGGTTTGGGCTTGAAGGTGGAGAAACTCTTATTCCGGGCATGAAGGAGATGTTTGATAGGGCAGCAGATCTTGGGGTTGAGAGCATAGTTATTGGAATGCCTCACAGAGGAAGATTGAATGTACTGGGTAATGTGGTTAGGAAGCCATTGCGTCAGATATTTAGTGAGTTTAGTGGTGGTACAAAGCCTGTGGATGAAATTGGCCTTTATACAGGAACTGGTGATGTCAAGTATCACCTAGGAACTTCTTATGATCGACCAACTAGAGGAGGAAAGAGAATACATTTGTCTTTGGTTGCAAACCCAAGTCACTTGGAAGCTGTGGATCCAGTTGTTGTTGGAAAAACTAGAGCAAAGCAATATTACTCAAATGATGTGGACAGGATCAAGAATATGGGTGTTTTGATTCACGGAGATGGTAGCTTTGCTGGACAAGGTGTAGTGTATGAAACTCTACATCTTAGTGCTCTTCCAAACTACACTACTGGTGGCACTATACACATAGTGGTGAACAACCAAGTTGCCTTCACAACTGATCCGAAGGCAGGCAGATCTTCACAGTATTGCACTGATGTTGCAAAAGCCTTGAATGCCCCGATTTTCCATGTAAATGGTGATGATGTGGAGGCAGTTGCTCAGGTTTGTGAGCTTGCAGCTGAGTGGCGCCAGACTTTCCATTCCGATGTTGTGGTCGATTTAGTGTGCTATCGTCGTTTCGGGCACAATGAGATTGATGAGCCATCCTTCACGCAGCCCAAAATGTACAAG GTTATCCGGAATCATCCATCAGCTCTTGAGATCTATCAAAACAAACTATTAGAATCCGGGCTGGTGACTATGGAAGACATTGATAAGATAAAGGATAAGGTCATTAAGATCCTTGATGAAGAATTCTTGGCTAGCAAAGATTATGTTCCAAAAAGAAGGGACTGGCTTTCATCACACTGGTCTGGGTTCAAATCACCTGAACAGCTTTCACGTGTCCGAAACACTGG GGTAAACCCAGACATTTTGAAGAATGTTGGCAAAGCAATCGCACACCTTCCAGATAACTTTAAGCCTCACAGAGCAGTGAAAAAGGTCTATGAGCAACGTGCTCAAATGATTGAAACAGGTGAAGGCATCGACTGGGCAGTTGCCGAAGCACTTGCTTTTGCTACATTGCTTGTGGAAGGTAACCATGTTCGATTGAGTGGTCAGGATGTTGAAAGAGGTACATTTAGTCATCGCCATGCAGTAGTTCATGATCAGGAAACTGGGGAGCAGTATTGCCCTCTGGATCATGTAATCATGAACCAAGATGAGGAGATGTTTACTGTTAGCAACAG TTCTCTTTCGGAGTTTGGTGTTCTTGGATTTGAGTTAGGTTACTCTATGGAAAACCCAAATTCATTGGTAATATGGGAAGCTCAGTTTGGCGATTTTGCAAATGGGGCTCAAGTTATATTTGATCAGTTTTTGAGCAGTGGGGAGTCTAAGTGGCTTCGTCAAACTGGGCTCGTTGTGCTGCTTCCCCATGGTTACGATGGCCAGGGTCCGGAACATTCCAGTGCACGGTTGGAGCGTTTTCTCCAG ATGAGTGATGACAATCCTTATGTTATTCCTGAGATGGATCAAACTCTTCGGACTCAAATTCAGGAATGCAATTGGCAAATCGTTAATGTCACAACTCCTGCTAATTACTTCCATGTCTTGCGGCGTCAA ATACACAGGGAATTTCGTAAGCCTCTCATCTCAATGGCTCCTAAAAACTTGCTTCGTCACAAGGACTGCAAATCCAATTTGTCTGAGTTTGATGATGTCCAAGGCCACCCAGGTTTCGACAAACAGGGGACTAGATTTAAGCGTCTAATAAAGGATCAGAATTTTCACTCTGATCTTGAGGAGTGTATTAGGCGCCTGGTTCTTTGCTCTGGAAAG GTTTATTACGAGCTGGATGAAGAGCGAAAAAAGGTGGGTGCGAAGGATGTTGCAATATGTAGGGTTGAACAGCTTTGCCCCTTCCCGTATGACCTCATACAGCGAGAGCTGAAGCGATATCCAA ATGCCGAAATTGTCTGGTGCCAGGAAGAGCCAATGAACATGGGTGCATACAGTTATGTTGCACTCCGCCTTTGCACTGCCATGAAAGCACTGGGCAGAGGAACTATGGAGGACATCAAGTACGCTGGCCGCGCTCCGTCTGCTGCCACAGCTACTGGTTTCTATCAGGTTCACGTTAAGGAACAGACTGAGCTTGTGCAGAAAGCCTTGCAGCGTGAACCAATAAACTATCCTTTTTAa
- the LOC121241123 gene encoding WAT1-related protein At2g39510-like isoform X2 — protein MESVAKIYIRAKPFLAVTLLQSIYAGMEIIFKFALNQGMSQHVVIVYRPVIDQSLYYTGMKYTTATFASAMCNILPAFAFLMAWICGLEKVSIRRLHSQAKILGTIVTVGGAMVMTLFSGPTLKLPWTNRNTHQESTKAANEQDHIKGGLMVIAGSACWSGFIILQAITLRSYPAELSLTVLICLMGTLENTILALVIEWGNPTAWSIHMDTKLLAALYGGIVATGIAYWLQGAIIKERGPIFVTATGPLTMVLVAIMGSFILAEMTSLGRVIGAVVIVGGLYLVVWGKSKDGHEHLITSTSDVDKAAAEAVVPTTAQHMATTNHAITLTTTTSSNQDQIVVIDHHPSEKSSL, from the exons ATGGAATCCGTAGCAAAAATTTATATCCGGGCGAAGCCATTTTTGGCGGTAACTTTATTACAATCTATCTATGCAGGgatggaaataatttttaagtttgcTCTAAACCAGGGGATGAGCCAACATGTAGTGATAGTCTACCG GCCTGTAATCGACCAGAGCTTGTACTATACTGGGATGAAGTACACTACAGCAACTTTTGCATCTGCAATGTGCAATATTCTTCCAGCCTTTGCATTCTTAATGGCTTGGATTTGCGG GCTTGAGAAGGTGTCAATTAGGAGACTGCACAGCCAGGCAAAGATATTGGGGACTATAGTCACTGTCGGGGGAGCAATGGTTATGACTCTGTTTTCAGGACCCACGTTGAAATTGCCATGGACAAATAGAAATACCCACCAAGAATCTACGAAAGCTGCAAATGAGCAAGATCACATCAAGGGTGGTCTCATGGTTATAGCAGGTTCTGCCTGCTGGTCTGGTTTCATCATTCTCCAA GCAATTACACTGAGATCATATCCTGCAGAGCTTTCCCTTACAGTTTTGATATGCTTGATGGGCACACTGGAAAATACCATACTTGCACTTGTAATTGAATGGGGCAACCCGACGGCCTGGTCGATCCACATGGATACCAAGCTTTTAGCTGCTCTATACGGC GGCATAGTAGCTACAGGAATTGCATATTGGCTTCAAGGAGCGATAATAAAGGAAAGGGGACCAATTTTCGTGACTGCCACTGGGCCCCTGACTATGGTTCTTGTAGCAATTATGGGTTCGTTCATTCTAGCAGAGATGACATCCTTGGGAAG agtTATTGGAGCGGTTGTGATTGTTGGTGGCCTATATCTGGTTGTATGGGGCAAGAGCAAAGACGGACATGAACACCTAATTACGAGTACGTCAGACGTCGATAAGGCGGCAGCAGAAGCAGTAGTACCTACAACTGCCCAACATATGGCTACTACCAATCACGCCATAACGTTAACCACTACGACTTCTTCAAATCAAGATCAAATTGTGGTCATTGATCATCATCCGTCCGAGAAATCTAGCctgtag
- the LOC121253872 gene encoding ras-related protein RABE1c-like yields the protein MAAAPARARADYDYLIKLLLIGDSGVGKSCLLLRFSDGSFTTSFITTIGIDFKIRTIELDGKRIKLQIWDTAGQERFRTITTAYYRGAMGILLVYDVTDESSFNNIRNWIRNIEQHASDNVNKILVGNKADMDESKMAVPTSKGQALADEYGIKFFETSAKTNMNVEEVFFSIARDIKHRLAETDSRAEPPTLKINKADQTDGGGQAAQKSSCCGS from the exons ATGGCTGCAGCACCAGCAAGGGCTCGTGCCGATTACGATTACCTCATCAAACTTCTCCTTATTGGCGACAGTG GTGTGGGCAAGAGTTGTTTGCTTTTACGCTTTTCCGATGGTTCCTTCACAACCAGTTTTATTACCACCATTGG CATTGATTTTAAGATAAGAACCATTGAGCTTGATGGTAAAAGAATTAAATTGCAAATCTGGGATACTGCTGGTCAGGAGCGGTTTCGAACTATTACTACAG CTTATTACCGAGGAGCCATGGGCATTTTGCTCGTGTATGATGTTACTGATGAGTCATCTTTCAACA ACATTAGGAACTGGATTCGCAACATTGAGCAACATGCATCTGACAATGTTAACAAAATCTTGGTGGGGAACAAGGCTGACATGGATGAAAGCAAAATG gCTGTGCCTACCTCTAAGGGTCAAGCTCTTGCTGATGAGTATGGCATCAAGTTCTTTGAAACT AGTGCAAAGACAAATATGAATGTGGAGGAGGTTTTCTTCTCAATAGCAAGGGATATTAAGCATAGGCTTGCAGAGACCGATTCCAGGGCTGAG CCTCCAACCCTCAAGATCAATAAAGCGGACCAGACGGACGGTGGTGGTCAAGCTGCTCAAAAGTCAAGTTGCTGTGGCTCATAA
- the LOC121241123 gene encoding WAT1-related protein At2g39510-like isoform X1, which produces MESVAKIYIRAKPFLAVTLLQSIYAGMEIIFKFALNQGMSQHVVIVYRYAVATAVTAPFAIVLDRKVRPKLTFSVFAKIFFLGLLEPVIDQSLYYTGMKYTTATFASAMCNILPAFAFLMAWICGLEKVSIRRLHSQAKILGTIVTVGGAMVMTLFSGPTLKLPWTNRNTHQESTKAANEQDHIKGGLMVIAGSACWSGFIILQAITLRSYPAELSLTVLICLMGTLENTILALVIEWGNPTAWSIHMDTKLLAALYGGIVATGIAYWLQGAIIKERGPIFVTATGPLTMVLVAIMGSFILAEMTSLGRVIGAVVIVGGLYLVVWGKSKDGHEHLITSTSDVDKAAAEAVVPTTAQHMATTNHAITLTTTTSSNQDQIVVIDHHPSEKSSL; this is translated from the exons ATGGAATCCGTAGCAAAAATTTATATCCGGGCGAAGCCATTTTTGGCGGTAACTTTATTACAATCTATCTATGCAGGgatggaaataatttttaagtttgcTCTAAACCAGGGGATGAGCCAACATGTAGTGATAGTCTACCGGTATGCAGTTGCTACTGCTGTGACTGCACCATTTGCTATTGTCTTGGAtag GAAAGTAAGGCCCAAGTTGACCTTCTCTGTCTTTGCTAAGATCTTTTTTCTCGGTTTATTGGA GCCTGTAATCGACCAGAGCTTGTACTATACTGGGATGAAGTACACTACAGCAACTTTTGCATCTGCAATGTGCAATATTCTTCCAGCCTTTGCATTCTTAATGGCTTGGATTTGCGG GCTTGAGAAGGTGTCAATTAGGAGACTGCACAGCCAGGCAAAGATATTGGGGACTATAGTCACTGTCGGGGGAGCAATGGTTATGACTCTGTTTTCAGGACCCACGTTGAAATTGCCATGGACAAATAGAAATACCCACCAAGAATCTACGAAAGCTGCAAATGAGCAAGATCACATCAAGGGTGGTCTCATGGTTATAGCAGGTTCTGCCTGCTGGTCTGGTTTCATCATTCTCCAA GCAATTACACTGAGATCATATCCTGCAGAGCTTTCCCTTACAGTTTTGATATGCTTGATGGGCACACTGGAAAATACCATACTTGCACTTGTAATTGAATGGGGCAACCCGACGGCCTGGTCGATCCACATGGATACCAAGCTTTTAGCTGCTCTATACGGC GGCATAGTAGCTACAGGAATTGCATATTGGCTTCAAGGAGCGATAATAAAGGAAAGGGGACCAATTTTCGTGACTGCCACTGGGCCCCTGACTATGGTTCTTGTAGCAATTATGGGTTCGTTCATTCTAGCAGAGATGACATCCTTGGGAAG agtTATTGGAGCGGTTGTGATTGTTGGTGGCCTATATCTGGTTGTATGGGGCAAGAGCAAAGACGGACATGAACACCTAATTACGAGTACGTCAGACGTCGATAAGGCGGCAGCAGAAGCAGTAGTACCTACAACTGCCCAACATATGGCTACTACCAATCACGCCATAACGTTAACCACTACGACTTCTTCAAATCAAGATCAAATTGTGGTCATTGATCATCATCCGTCCGAGAAATCTAGCctgtag